One genomic segment of Podarcis raffonei isolate rPodRaf1 chromosome 7, rPodRaf1.pri, whole genome shotgun sequence includes these proteins:
- the LOC128417042 gene encoding syncytin-2-like: MHILDINMILLLILIPWEGEGSLNLTKFAKYGFRHDHNMWVGLAEMVANVTNRTNCLVCSLGPDDSEGGMPLLPIPLNAIGMVSEMPHQTEVQNFPGWNSTKPIRVIPVQGEFCVHKSSEAADSTMIGSSHCHYTWDYIKNSQTWANGTTYRTRNTLPCAPPFIHAWKMVWNITMTEKGNLTYCTVSSMPLLIFRLMHSTYQKPQTRWLWWICGEWAYKKLPSKWSGTCFLGWVLPPMWIMPTSSAKRTRRNADISHIAGGSTQSWSDTDDWPPERIIAYYEPASWNPDELIQGARDPIYNLNRIIRLQAVVELVTNATAQSLRLIAQQLDESRAAILQLKMGMDYVLARQGGLCGVLNLTGNACCFNISDNGEAIRVCWPQRWRI, encoded by the coding sequence atgcatatactagacatcaacatgattttattattaatcctgatcccttgggaaggggaagggtccttgaatctgaccaaatttgctaaatatggattccgccatgaccacaatatgtgggtaggcttagctgagatggtagccaatgttacaaataggaccaattgccttgtttgctctcttgggccagatgattcagagggaggtatgcccttattaccaataccattaaatgccattggtatggtaagcgaaatgccacaccaaacagaagtacagaatttccccggatggaactcaactaaaccaatacgagttatacctgtacaaggggaattctgtgtacataaatcatcagaggcagctgattctaccatgataggctcttctcattgccactatacttgggattatattaagaatagtcaaacctgggcaaacggtactacctatcgaactcggaataccttgccctgtgcacctccttttattcatgcatggaaaatggtgtggaacataactatgacagaaaaaggcaatctaacatactgcactgtgagctctatgccccttttgatatttcgccttatgcactccacgtaccaaaaacctcagacccgatggttgtggtggatatgtggagaatgggcatacaagaaactcccttccaaatggagtgggacttgtttcctgggatgggtattaccaccaatgtggattatgcccactagttcggccaagcgtacacgaagaaacgctgatatttctcatatagcaggaggaagtacccaaagttggagcgatactgatgattggccaccagagcgcattatagcctattatgaacctgcctcctggaatcctgatgagctcatacaaggggctcgagatcctatttataatctaaacagaataattcgattgcaagcagtagtggaacttgtaaccaatgcaacggcccagagtttgagacttattgcacaacagttggatgaaagtagagccgccattttgcagctgaaaatgggaatggattatgtacttgccaggcagggaggcctatgtggagtcttgaacttgacagggaatgcctgttgctttaacatttctgataatggtgaggcaatccgtgtgtgttggccacaaagatggagaatatag
- the LOC128416840 gene encoding proto-oncogene Mas-like: MSNDGQGSWSTLNASLEDIATENGTDLLTPQDGFDYELSPYHIAKILIYIFILLISIFGIIGNGTVIWFLGFCMKRNPFTTFILHLAAADIGTLICLFPFSIINLLRSFLYLPPYMDKIVTLVYILFFFMYNTGQYLLTAISMDRCVSVVFPLWHRCHRPPHFSTLVCATIWIISFLLTAINLIASIFNILPYIIFYLLLMNAILCLPLMTVSTLVLFIKVYFRSQQRKKGKALTAILLALLFFLFLAFPLTCIYLFIFSPPFIDYNVGSVLISVGFLCSCLNSSINPLIYFLIGRNKRARSRESMKVILRKLFKEEENCSEEQEVPVQTQM; encoded by the coding sequence ATGAGCAACGATGGCCAGGGATCCTGGTCCACTTTGAATGCTTCATTGGAAGATATTGCAACAGAAAACGGAACTGACCTCCTAACGCCCCAGGATGGTTTTGATTATGAATTATCACCATATCACATAGCAAAAATTCTTATCTACATCTTCATTTTACTTATTAGCATTTTTGGAATCATTGGGAATGGAACTGTCATCTGGTTTCTTGGCTTTTGCATGAAGAGGAATCCTTTCACCACCTTCATCCTGCATCTGGCGGCGGCTGACATTGGGACTCTCATATGCTTATTTCCTTTTTCCATTATAAACCTTCTGAGGTCATTTTTATATTTACCTCCCTATATGGATAAGATTGTAACATTGGTTtacattcttttcttcttcatgtACAACACTGGTCAATATCTGTTGACAGCCATTAGCATGGACAGGTGTGTTTCTGTCGTTTTCCCACTTTGGCATCGATGCCACCGACCACCACACTTTTCCACCCTTGTGTGTGCCACAATATGGATCATTTCTTTCCTGCTCACTGCAATCAACTTGATTGCTTCTATTTTTAACATTCTACCGTATATCATTTTCTACCTCCTTCTCATGAATGCTATACTTTGCCTCCCACTCATGACTGTTTCCACTCTGGTCCTGTTTATAAAAGTTTACTTCAGATCACaacagaggaagaagggaaaagctTTAACAGCCATTCTACTTgccctcctcttctttctcttcttagcTTTCCCATtaacttgtatttatttattcattttttcccctccatttATAGACTATAATGTGGGATCTGTTTTAATATCTGTTGGGTTCTTATGCAGCTGCCTGAATAGCAGTATTAACCCACTGATTTATTTCCTGATTGGGAGAAACAAGAGGGCTCGATCCAGGGAGAGCATGAAGGTCATACTTCGGAAACTTTTCAAAGAGGAGGAAAACTGCAGTGAGGAACAAGAAGTTCCAGTTCAAACCCAGATGTGA
- the LOC128416841 gene encoding mas-related G-protein coupled receptor member H-like, which produces MNNDGLGSWSTLNASLEDIAAENGTDFLTPQDGFDHELSPYDIADILISISILLISIFGIIGNGTVIWLLGFCMKRNPFTTFILHLAVADLGALMSLSPLSIMRILTLFPFFTFYNNLFAVFENLLWFMYNTGQYLLTAISMDRCISVVFPLWHRCHRPPHFSTLVCATIWIISFLLTAINLIVSIFNILQYTIFYHLLMNAILCLPLMTVSTLVLFRKVYFRSQQRKKGKALTAILLALLFFLFLAFPLTCIVLICFFTPFVDYNVRSVVISVGLLCSCLNSSINPLIYFLIGRNKRARSRESMKVILQRLFKEEENCREEEEVPVQTRM; this is translated from the coding sequence ATGAACAATGATGGCCTGGGATCCTGGTCCACTTTGAATGCTTCATTGGAAGatattgcagcagaaaatggaacTGACTTCCTAACCCCCCAGGATGGTTTCGATCACGAATTATCACCATATGATATAGCAGACATTCTTATCTCCATCTCCATTTTACTTATTAGCATTTTTGGAATCATTGGGAATGGAACTGTCATCTGGTTACTTGGTTTTTGCATGAAGAGGAATCCTTTCACCACTTTCATACTACATCTGGCTGTTGCTGACCTTGGGGCTCTCATGAGCTTATCTCCTCTTTCAATTATGAGAATTTTGACtttatttccattcttcactttttATAATAACTTGTTTGCAGTATTCGAGAATTTGTTGTGGTTTATGTACAACACTGGTCAATATCTGTTGACAGCCATTAGCATGGACAGGTGTATTTCTGTTGTTTTCCCACTTTGGCATAGATGCCACCGACCACCACACTTTTCCACCCTTGTGTGTGCCACAATATGGATCATTTCTTTCCTGCTCACTGCAATCAACTTGattgtttctatttttaacaTTCTACAGTATACCATTTTCTACCACCTTCTAATGAATGCTATACTTTGCCTCCCACTCATGACTGTTTCCACTCTGGTCCTGTTTAGAAAAGTTTACTTCAGATCACaacagaggaagaagggaaaagctTTAACAGCCATTCTACttgccctcctcttcttcctcttcttagcTTTCCCATTAACTTGCATTGTATTGATCTGTTTTTTCACTCCATTTGTAGACTATAATGTGAGATCTGTTGTAATATCTGTTGGGTTATTATGCAGCTGCCTGAATAGCAGTATTAACCCACTGATTTATTTCCTGATTGGGAGAAACAAGAGGGCTCGATCCAGGGAGAGCATGAAGGTCATACTCCAGAGACTTTTCAAAGAGGAGGAAAACtgcagagaggaagaagaagttccAGTTCAAACCCGGATGTGA
- the LOC128416851 gene encoding proto-oncogene Mas-like encodes MSNDGLGSWSPGNASWEDIGAENGTDLLIPEDDFDHELSTYRIADILIPIFILLISIFGIIGNGTVIWFLGFCMKRNPFTTFILHLAVADLGALLSFSSLSIMRILTLFPFLPFYIYLFAVFNNLLLFMYNTGQYLLTAISMDRCVSVIFPLWHRCHRPPHFSTLVCATIWIISFLLTAINCIFSIFNILQNTILFHFLMNAILCLPLMTVSTLVLFIKVYFRSQLRKKGKALAAILLALLFFLFLAFPLTCISLILLFTPLIAFNVGSVAISVGLLCSCLNSSINPLIYFLIGRNKRAQSRESMKVILERLFKEEENCREKREVSVETRM; translated from the coding sequence ATGAGCAATGATGGCCTGGGATCCTGGTCCCCTGGGAATGCTTCATGGGAAGATATTGGAGCAGAAAATGGAACCGACCTCCTAATCCCCGAGGACGATTTTGATCATGAATTATCAACATATCGTATAGCAGACATTCTTATCCCCATCTTCATTTTACTTATTAGCATTTTTGGAATCATTGGGAATGGAACTGTCATCTGGTTTCTTGGCTTTTGCATGAAGAGGAATCCTTTCACCACTTTCATACTACATCTGGCTGTTGCTGACCTTGGGGCTCTCCTGAGTTTCTCTTCTCTTTCGATTATGAGAATTTTGACTTTATTTCCATTCTTACCATTTTATATTTACTTGTTTGCAGTAttcaataatttgttgttgttcatgTACAACACTGGTCAATATCTGTTGACAGCCATTAGCATGGACAGGTGTGTTTCTGTCATTTTCCCACTTTGGCATCGATGCCACCGACCACCACACTTTTCCACCCTTGTGTGTGCCACAATATGGATCATTTCTTTCCTGCTCACTGCAATCAActgtattttttctatttttaacaTTCTACAGAATACCATTTTATTCCACTTTCTAATGAATGCTATACTTTGCCTCCCACTCATGACTGTTTCCACTCTGGTCCTGTTTATAAAAGTTTACTTCAGATCACAActgaggaagaagggaaaagctTTAGCAGCCATCCTGCttgccctcctcttcttcctcttcttagcTTTCCCACTTACTTGCATTTCATTAATCCTTCTTTTCACTCCATTGATAGCCTTTAATGTGGGATCTGTTGCAATATCTGTTGGGTTATTATGCAGCTGCCTGAATAGCAGTATTAACCCACTGATATATTTCCTGATTGGGAGAAACAAGAGGGCTCAATCTAGGGAGAGCATGAAGGTCATACTCGAGAGACTTTTCAAAGAGGAGGAAAACtgcagagagaaaagagaagttTCAGTTGAAACCCGGATGTGA